A stretch of the Sorangium aterium genome encodes the following:
- a CDS encoding HAMP domain-containing protein has protein sequence MEQRSDLDKAARKARAGNGKSKKAASGDGLDGAARAAKARPAERLRAAAPLESDRLDRRTLLMALTGLKKGDFSVRLPVHWLGLDGKIADTFNDVVERNEKLAKELDRLSRAVGKEGKLSQRAFIGEVSGAWADEIECINALIGDLVHPTAETARVIGAVAKGDLSQTMALEVDGRPLDGEFLRTAKTVNTMVEQLGSFASEVIRVAREVGTEGKLGGQADVRGVAGSWKDLTDSVNSMAGNLTSQVRNIAAVTTAVATGDLSKKITVDVKGEILELKDTINTMVDQLRSFASEVTRVAREVGTEGKLGGQADVRGVAGTWKDLTDSVNSMAGNLTSQVRNIAAVTTAVANGDLSKKITVDVKGEILELKNTINTMVDQLNSFASEVTRVAREVGTEGKLGGQADVRGVAGTWKDLTDSVNSMASNLTAQVRNIATVTTAVAKGDLSKKITVDVKGEILELKNTINTMVDQLNSFASEVTRVAREVGTEGKLGGQADVRGVAGTWKDLTDSVNSMAGNLTSQVRNIAAVTTAVANGDLSEKITVDVKGEILELKNTINTMVDQLRSFASEVTRVAREVGTEGKLGGQADVRGVAGTWKDLTDNVNSMAGNLTNQVRGIAKVVTAVANGDLKRKLVVDAKGEIAALADTINGMIETLATFADQVTTVAREVGVEGKLGGQASVPGAAGTWKDLTDNVNQLAANLTTQVRAIAEVATAVTKGDLTRSIKVEAQGEVAALKDNINEMIRNLKDTTLKNSETDWLKSNLAKFSRMLQGQKDLLTVGRRILSELATVVTAQQGVFYIMDAAREEPVLKLLASYAFKERKHVDNQFKLGEGLVGQCALEKEKILLVNAPPDYITITSGLGDAPPVNIIVMPVLFEGQVKAVIELASLERFSPTHQAFLDQLTESIGIVLNTIEANMRTEDLLKQSQSLARELQSQQEELQETNAALGEKARLLAEQNVEVERKNHEVEQARQALEEKARQLALTSKYKSEFMANMSHELRTPLNSLLILSDQLSRNNDQNLTARQVEYAKTIHASGTDLLGLINDILDLTKIESGTVVVDVGEISFTDLSDYVRRTFRHVAEAKKLDFELSFSSTLPTSMSTDAKRLQQVIKNLLSNAFKFTERGKVVLEVTVARSGWSRENDVLNRSDAVIALSVHDTGIGIAPDKQQIVFEAFQQADGSTSRKYGGTGLGLAISREIAGMLGGELTLVSAPGRGSTFTLYLPRTFRPVRAARRQPTHVLDAPPSVDDAVHSSRPSDRTSASADVQIIDDSESVRPGDRAILIVENDTVFARFLVDVAREHGFKAVVALRSATALSLVRELEPAAITLDINMPDVDGWRVLDGLKRDLSARHIPVQVITTETEEERSRARRMGAVGLLNKPLSSRTALDEAFARLAGLIASPRRRLLVAAPDEASFARLTELLGDEEVTVAGATTAQEALDALDREAFDAIVIDLHLPDMSGLELIERLDRAGRFADLTAIVYAPAGVVGDDEARLSRLAQTLPVKPVQSRERLLDELTLALHRRLSDLPEQTRLIVEQLHESATTLSGKCALIVDDDFRNIYALKTVLESYGMTTLTADTGRAAIERLGSTSGIDVVLMDIMMPEMDGYDTIRAIRKQPAFQTLPIIAVTARAMKGDREKCLEAGATDYTSKPVDTEQLLAQLRIWLHR, from the coding sequence ATGGAGCAGCGAAGCGACCTCGACAAGGCGGCCCGCAAGGCGAGAGCCGGCAATGGCAAGAGCAAGAAGGCCGCGTCCGGGGACGGGCTGGACGGCGCCGCGCGCGCGGCGAAGGCCCGCCCGGCCGAGCGCCTCCGCGCCGCCGCGCCGCTCGAGAGCGACAGGCTCGATCGGCGGACGCTGCTGATGGCGCTGACCGGCCTGAAGAAGGGCGATTTCTCGGTGCGGCTGCCCGTCCACTGGCTCGGGCTCGACGGGAAGATCGCCGACACGTTCAACGATGTCGTCGAGCGAAACGAGAAGCTCGCCAAGGAGCTCGACCGCCTGAGCCGCGCGGTGGGCAAGGAGGGCAAGCTCTCGCAGCGCGCCTTCATCGGCGAGGTGAGCGGCGCATGGGCCGACGAGATCGAGTGCATCAACGCGCTGATCGGCGATCTCGTCCACCCCACCGCCGAGACGGCGCGCGTCATCGGCGCCGTGGCCAAGGGCGATCTCTCGCAGACGATGGCCCTCGAGGTGGACGGCAGGCCGCTCGACGGCGAGTTCCTGCGGACCGCCAAGACGGTCAACACGATGGTCGAGCAGCTCGGCTCCTTCGCCTCCGAGGTCATCCGCGTCGCCCGCGAGGTCGGCACCGAGGGCAAGCTCGGCGGGCAGGCCGACGTCCGCGGCGTCGCCGGCAGCTGGAAGGACCTCACCGACTCCGTCAACTCGATGGCCGGCAACCTCACCTCCCAGGTGCGCAACATCGCCGCCGTCACCACCGCCGTCGCCACGGGCGATCTCTCGAAGAAGATCACCGTCGACGTGAAGGGCGAGATCCTGGAGCTCAAGGACACCATCAACACGATGGTCGATCAGCTCCGCTCCTTCGCCTCCGAGGTCACCCGCGTCGCCCGAGAGGTCGGCACCGAGGGCAAGCTCGGCGGGCAGGCCGACGTCCGCGGCGTCGCCGGCACCTGGAAGGACCTCACCGACTCCGTCAACTCGATGGCCGGCAACCTCACCTCCCAGGTGCGCAACATCGCCGCCGTCACCACCGCCGTCGCCAACGGCGATCTCTCGAAGAAGATCACCGTCGATGTAAAGGGCGAGATCCTCGAGCTCAAGAACACCATCAACACGATGGTCGACCAGCTCAACTCCTTCGCCTCCGAGGTCACCCGCGTCGCCCGCGAGGTCGGCACCGAGGGCAAGCTCGGCGGGCAGGCCGACGTCCGCGGCGTCGCCGGCACCTGGAAGGACCTCACCGACTCCGTCAACTCGATGGCGTCGAACCTCACGGCCCAGGTCCGCAACATCGCGACCGTCACCACCGCCGTCGCCAAGGGCGATCTCTCGAAGAAGATCACCGTCGACGTGAAGGGCGAGATCCTCGAGCTCAAGAACACCATCAACACGATGGTCGACCAGCTCAACTCCTTCGCCTCCGAGGTCACCCGCGTCGCCCGCGAGGTCGGCACCGAGGGCAAGCTCGGCGGGCAGGCCGACGTCCGCGGCGTCGCCGGCACCTGGAAGGACCTCACCGACTCCGTTAACTCGATGGCCGGCAACCTCACCTCCCAGGTGCGCAACATCGCCGCCGTCACCACCGCCGTCGCCAACGGCGATCTCTCCGAGAAGATCACCGTCGACGTGAAGGGCGAGATCCTGGAGCTCAAGAACACCATCAACACGATGGTCGATCAGCTCCGCTCCTTCGCCTCCGAGGTCACCCGCGTCGCCCGAGAGGTCGGCACCGAGGGCAAGCTCGGCGGGCAGGCCGACGTCCGCGGCGTCGCCGGCACCTGGAAGGATCTCACCGACAACGTGAACTCGATGGCCGGCAACCTGACGAACCAGGTGCGCGGCATCGCCAAGGTCGTGACCGCGGTCGCCAACGGCGATCTCAAGCGCAAGCTGGTCGTCGACGCCAAGGGGGAGATCGCCGCGCTCGCGGACACGATCAACGGCATGATCGAGACGCTCGCGACGTTCGCGGATCAGGTGACGACGGTGGCGCGCGAGGTCGGCGTCGAGGGCAAGCTCGGCGGGCAGGCGAGCGTGCCCGGCGCGGCCGGCACGTGGAAGGACCTCACCGACAACGTGAACCAGCTCGCGGCCAACCTCACCACGCAGGTGCGCGCGATCGCCGAGGTCGCCACCGCCGTGACCAAGGGCGATCTCACCCGGTCCATCAAGGTCGAGGCGCAGGGGGAGGTCGCCGCGCTGAAGGACAACATCAATGAAATGATCCGGAACCTCAAGGACACGACGCTGAAGAACAGCGAGACGGACTGGCTCAAGAGCAACCTCGCCAAGTTCTCGCGCATGCTCCAGGGGCAGAAGGATCTGCTCACCGTCGGCCGGAGGATCCTGTCCGAGCTCGCCACCGTCGTCACGGCGCAGCAGGGCGTCTTTTACATCATGGATGCCGCCCGCGAGGAGCCCGTCCTGAAGCTGCTCGCGAGCTACGCGTTCAAGGAGCGCAAGCACGTCGACAACCAGTTCAAGCTGGGCGAGGGGCTCGTCGGGCAGTGCGCGCTCGAGAAGGAGAAGATCCTCCTCGTCAACGCGCCCCCCGATTACATCACGATCACGAGCGGCCTCGGCGACGCGCCCCCGGTCAACATCATCGTGATGCCCGTGCTCTTCGAGGGGCAGGTGAAGGCCGTCATCGAGCTCGCGTCGCTCGAGCGCTTCAGCCCCACCCACCAGGCGTTCCTCGACCAGCTCACCGAGTCGATCGGCATCGTGCTCAACACGATCGAGGCCAACATGCGCACCGAGGACCTGCTCAAGCAGTCCCAGTCGCTGGCCCGCGAGCTCCAGAGCCAGCAGGAGGAGCTCCAGGAGACCAACGCCGCGCTCGGCGAGAAGGCGCGGCTCCTGGCGGAGCAGAACGTGGAGGTCGAGCGGAAGAACCACGAGGTCGAGCAGGCCCGCCAGGCCCTCGAGGAGAAGGCGCGTCAGCTCGCCCTCACGTCCAAGTACAAGTCGGAGTTCATGGCCAACATGTCCCATGAGCTCAGGACCCCGCTGAACAGCCTCCTCATCCTGTCGGACCAGCTCTCCAGGAACAACGACCAGAACCTCACCGCGAGGCAGGTCGAGTACGCGAAGACGATCCACGCTTCAGGCACCGATCTCCTGGGGCTCATCAACGACATCCTGGATCTCACGAAGATCGAGTCGGGCACCGTCGTCGTCGACGTCGGGGAGATCAGCTTCACGGACCTCTCGGACTACGTGCGCCGCACGTTCCGGCACGTCGCCGAGGCCAAGAAGCTCGATTTCGAGCTCTCCTTCTCGTCGACGCTGCCGACGTCGATGTCCACCGACGCGAAGCGGCTGCAGCAGGTGATCAAGAACCTGCTCTCCAACGCCTTCAAGTTCACCGAGCGCGGCAAGGTGGTCCTGGAGGTGACAGTGGCCCGCAGCGGCTGGAGCCGTGAGAACGATGTGCTCAACCGGTCCGACGCTGTGATCGCCCTCTCCGTCCACGACACAGGGATCGGGATCGCGCCGGACAAACAGCAGATCGTCTTCGAGGCGTTCCAGCAGGCGGACGGCAGCACGAGCCGCAAGTACGGCGGCACCGGGCTCGGGCTCGCGATCAGCCGGGAGATCGCGGGGATGCTGGGCGGCGAGCTCACCCTGGTCAGCGCGCCGGGGCGCGGCAGCACGTTCACGCTCTACCTGCCGCGCACCTTCCGGCCCGTGCGGGCGGCGCGGCGGCAGCCGACACACGTCCTCGACGCGCCGCCGTCCGTCGATGATGCCGTCCACAGCAGCCGGCCGTCGGATCGCACGTCCGCGAGCGCGGACGTCCAGATCATCGACGACAGCGAGAGCGTCCGCCCTGGCGACCGCGCGATCCTGATCGTCGAGAACGACACGGTGTTCGCCCGCTTCCTCGTGGATGTCGCGCGGGAGCACGGCTTCAAGGCGGTCGTCGCGCTCCGCAGCGCGACCGCGCTCTCGCTGGTGCGAGAGCTCGAGCCCGCGGCGATCACGCTGGACATCAACATGCCCGACGTCGATGGGTGGCGCGTGCTCGACGGCCTGAAGCGCGACCTCTCGGCGCGGCACATCCCGGTCCAGGTGATCACGACAGAGACGGAGGAGGAGCGGAGCCGCGCGCGGCGGATGGGCGCGGTGGGCCTGCTCAACAAGCCGCTCAGCAGCAGGACGGCGCTCGACGAGGCGTTCGCGCGGCTCGCCGGGCTGATCGCCTCGCCGCGGCGCCGGCTGCTCGTCGCGGCCCCGGACGAGGCCTCCTTCGCCCGGCTGACCGAGCTGCTCGGGGACGAGGAGGTCACGGTCGCCGGCGCGACGACGGCCCAGGAGGCGCTCGACGCGCTCGATCGCGAGGCGTTCGACGCGATCGTGATCGATCTGCACCTTCCGGACATGTCCGGCCTCGAGCTCATCGAGCGCCTCGATCGCGCGGGGCGCTTCGCCGATCTCACGGCCATCGTGTACGCGCCGGCGGGCGTCGTCGGGGACGACGAGGCGCGCCTCTCCCGGCTGGCGCAGACGCTGCCCGTGAAGCCTGTCCAGTCGAGAGAGCGCCTGCTCGACGAGCTTACGCTCGCGCTGCACCGCCGGCTCTCGGACCTGCCGGAGCAGACGCGGCTCATCGTGGAGCAGCTCCACGAATCGGCAACCACGCTCTCCGGCAAATGTGCGCTGATCGTCGACGACGATTTCCGCAACATCTACGCGCTGAAGACCGTCCTCGAGAGCTACGGGATGACCACCCTCACCGCCGACACGGGGAGGGCCGCCATCGAGCGCCTGGGGAGCACGAGCGGGATCGACGTCGTGCTCATGGACATCATGATGCCGGAGATGGACGGATACGACACGATCCGCGCGATCCGCAAACAGCCGGCATTCCAGACGCTACCGATCATCGCCGTCACGGCGAGGGCGATGAAAGGCGACCGGGAGAAGTGCCTGGAGGCGGGCGCGACCGACTACACCTCGAAGCCGGTCGACACGGAGCAGCTGCTGGCGCAGCTCCGCATCTGGCTGCATCGCTGA
- a CDS encoding serine/threonine-protein kinase, producing MSSNMTQAFDHTSGECFEVGTVVGDKYQLLRKAGEGAMGSVWVATNTALEANVAIKVLRPEMRSPAIAERLLREARAAAKLSHPGIVRVFDLGKTAGGTPYIVMELLEGEALRDVLCREHRLAPEVAVSILLPVASAMHAAHERGIVHRDLKPDNVMLANQGDGRIRPKVVDFGIAKVTWTEPESGSTGAAVIGTPQYMPPEQALGQGHIDHRADVWALCTMLYEVIAGETPYAGEHGFGTLRAIIQDPVRSLVERCGSDPALWSIIERGLRKDPADRWGSMRELGGALATWLVSRGVSEDVSGASLRAQWLEERASQIPSPSPRQMAVSSAPTLHSRRAEDSLELQLPLTAAPRAPGAAERKGIEESGERAWSEATAMVNLPGAAPPSPRSSWRERFPLRAVAAAGLVALAGAGVWSVALGTTGSAVESTLAPPVEPVAVIAAAPSPAQPALEAISRSAGVAPGSVAPPAGPPVQRPARALKATVPAPATPAAAARTATAAPAASAPAATGKPPAAAVGAPPGSSGPNTGAEAPAPPAQPVSAGSAPVPGSAACPAGGGREGGEAACPPAAEASASAAEVYDDAGAAEKEPAVHRAAPTEEAPPSADAGAAEGSSSAPAAP from the coding sequence ATGTCGAGCAACATGACCCAGGCGTTCGATCACACCTCAGGGGAATGCTTCGAGGTCGGCACGGTGGTGGGCGACAAGTATCAGCTCCTCCGCAAAGCGGGAGAGGGCGCGATGGGGTCTGTCTGGGTCGCCACGAACACGGCGCTCGAGGCCAATGTGGCCATCAAGGTGCTGCGGCCGGAGATGCGCTCTCCCGCGATCGCCGAGCGCCTGCTGCGTGAGGCGCGGGCCGCGGCGAAGCTCAGCCACCCCGGGATCGTGCGTGTCTTCGATCTCGGCAAGACCGCGGGCGGCACCCCGTACATCGTGATGGAGCTCCTGGAGGGCGAGGCCCTCCGGGACGTGCTCTGCCGCGAGCACCGGCTCGCTCCCGAGGTGGCGGTCTCCATCCTGCTGCCGGTCGCGAGCGCGATGCACGCGGCCCACGAGCGGGGCATCGTTCACCGGGATCTCAAGCCGGACAACGTCATGCTCGCGAATCAGGGCGACGGGCGGATAAGGCCCAAGGTCGTCGATTTCGGGATCGCGAAGGTGACGTGGACCGAGCCCGAGTCCGGATCGACGGGCGCGGCCGTGATCGGGACTCCGCAGTACATGCCGCCGGAGCAGGCGCTGGGGCAGGGCCACATCGATCATCGCGCGGACGTCTGGGCGCTCTGCACGATGCTGTACGAGGTGATCGCGGGCGAGACGCCGTATGCGGGGGAGCACGGGTTCGGGACGCTGCGCGCGATCATCCAGGATCCGGTGCGCTCGCTCGTCGAGCGGTGCGGCTCGGACCCGGCGCTGTGGTCGATCATCGAGCGCGGGCTGCGCAAGGATCCGGCGGATCGCTGGGGGAGCATGCGCGAGCTCGGCGGCGCGCTCGCGACGTGGCTCGTATCGAGGGGTGTCTCGGAGGACGTGAGCGGCGCGTCGCTGCGCGCGCAATGGCTGGAGGAGCGGGCCAGCCAGATCCCGTCGCCGTCGCCGCGACAGATGGCGGTGAGCTCGGCGCCGACGCTGCACTCGCGCCGCGCGGAGGACTCCCTGGAGCTGCAGCTGCCCCTGACGGCCGCGCCTAGGGCGCCGGGGGCGGCGGAGCGCAAGGGGATCGAGGAGAGCGGAGAGCGCGCGTGGTCCGAGGCGACAGCGATGGTGAATCTGCCAGGGGCGGCGCCTCCGTCGCCGCGATCCTCGTGGCGGGAGCGCTTTCCGCTCCGCGCCGTCGCGGCGGCCGGGCTCGTGGCCCTGGCGGGAGCGGGGGTGTGGAGCGTCGCGCTGGGCACGACGGGTAGCGCGGTCGAGTCGACGCTGGCGCCGCCGGTCGAGCCCGTGGCGGTGATCGCCGCTGCGCCGTCTCCGGCGCAGCCAGCGCTAGAGGCGATCTCCCGTTCGGCCGGCGTGGCGCCCGGGAGCGTGGCGCCGCCGGCCGGGCCCCCGGTACAGCGCCCGGCGCGCGCTCTGAAGGCTACGGTCCCCGCGCCTGCGACGCCGGCCGCGGCAGCGCGGACTGCGACCGCCGCGCCGGCGGCGAGCGCGCCAGCCGCGACCGGGAAGCCGCCGGCGGCAGCGGTGGGCGCGCCGCCCGGGTCATCCGGGCCCAACACAGGCGCGGAGGCGCCTGCCCCGCCTGCACAGCCGGTGTCCGCCGGCTCGGCGCCGGTGCCGGGGAGCGCCGCCTGTCCGGCTGGCGGTGGCCGGGAAGGCGGGGAAGCGGCCTGCCCGCCGGCCGCCGAGGCGTCGGCGAGCGCCGCGGAGGTCTACGATGACGCCGGGGCGGCCGAGAAGGAGCCCGCCGTTCACCGTGCGGCGCCCACCGAGGAGGCGCCGCCGTCCGCGGATGCCGGCGCAGCGGAGGGCTCTTCGAGCGCTCCAGCGGCGCCGTAG